In Piliocolobus tephrosceles isolate RC106 chromosome 6, ASM277652v3, whole genome shotgun sequence, the following are encoded in one genomic region:
- the ULK3 gene encoding serine/threonine-protein kinase ULK3 isoform X2 → MAGPGWGPPRLDGFILTERLGSGKYATVYKAYAKKDTREVVAIKCVAKKSLNKASVENLLTEIEILKGIRHPHIVQLKDFQWDSDNIYLIMEFCAGGDLSRFIRTRRILPEKVARVFMQQLASALQFLHERSISHLDLKPQNILLSSLEKPHLKLADFGFAQHMSPWDEKHVLRGSPLYMAPEMVCQRQYDARVDLWSVGVILYEALFGQPPFASRSFLELEEKIRSNRVIELPLRPLLSRDCRDLLQRLLERDPSRRISFQDFFAHPWVDLEHMPSRESLDRATTLVVQAVKKDQEGDAAAALSLYCKALDFFVPALHYETDAQRKEAIKAKVGQYVARAEELKAIVSSSNQALLRQGTSARDLLREMARDKPRLLAALEVASAAMAKEEAAGGEQDALDLYQHSLGELLLLLAAEPPGRRRELLHTEVQNLMARAEYLKEQVKMRESRWEADTLDKEGLSESVRSSCTLQ, encoded by the exons ATGGCGGGGCCCGGTTGGGGCCCCCCGCGCCTGGACGGCTTCATCCTCACCGAGCGCCTGGGCAGCGGCAAGTACGCCACGGTGTACAAGGCCTACGCCAAG AAGGACACTCGTGAGGTGGTAGCCATAAAGTGTGTAGCCAAGAAAAGTCTGAACAAGGCATCGGTGGAGAACCTCCTGACGGAGATTGAGATCCTCAAGGGCATTCGACACCCCCACATTGTGCAGCTGAAAGACTTTCAG TGGGACAGTGACAATATCTACCTCATCATGGAGTTCTGCGCAGGGGGTGACCTGTCTCGCTTCATCCGTACCCGCAGGATTCTGCCTGAGAAGGTGGCGCGTGTCTTCATGCAGCAGTTAG CTAGCGCCCTGCAGTTCCTGCATGAACGCAGTATCTCTCATCTGGATCTGAAGCCACAGAACATTCTGCTGAGCTCCTTGGAGAAGCCCCACCTAAAACTGGCAG ACTTTGGTTTCGCACAGCACATGTCCCCGTGGGATGAGAAGCACGTGCTCCGTGGCTCCCCACTCTACATGGCCCCCGAGATGGTGTGCCAGCGGCAGTATGACGCCCGCGTAGACCTCTGGTCCGTCGGGGTCATCCTGTATG AAGCCCTCTTCGGGCAGCCCCCCTTTGCCTCCAGGTCGTTCTTGGAGCTGGAAGAGAAGATCCGTAGCAACCGGGTCATCGAG CTCCCCCTACGGCCCCTGCTCTCACGAGACTGCCGGGACCTACTGCAGCGGCTCCTGGAGCGGGACCCCAGCCGTCGCATCTCCTTCCAGGACTTCTTTGCGCACCCCTGGGTGGACCTGGAGCACATGCCCAGTAGGGAGAGTCTGGATCGAGCA ACCACTCTGGTGGTGCAGGCTGTGAAGAAAGACCAGGAGGGGGATGCAGCAGCTGCCTTATCGCTCTACTGCAAGGCTCTGGACTTCTTCGTACCTGCCCTGCACT ATGAGACGGATGCCCAGCGGAAGGAGGCAATTAAGGCGAAG GTGGGGCAGTACGTGGCCAGGGCCGAGGAGCTCAAGGCCATCGTCTCCTCCTCCAATCAGGCCCTGCTGAGGCAGGGGACCTCTGCCCGAGATCTGCTCAGAG AGATGGCCCGGGACAAGCCACGCCTCCTAGCTGCCCTGGAAGTGGCTTCAGCTGCCATGGCCAAG GAGGAGGCCGCTGGTGGGGAGCAGGATGCCCTGGACCTGTACCAGCATAGTCTGggggagctgctgctgctgctggcag CGGAGCCCCCGGGCCGGAGGCGGGAGCTGCTTCACACTGAG GTTCAGAACCTCATGGCCCGAGCTGAATACCTGAAGGAGCAGGTCAAG ATGAGGGAATCTCGCTGGGAAGCTGATACCCTGGACAAAGAGGGACTGTCGGAATCTGTTCGTAGCT CTTGTACCCTACAGTGA
- the ULK3 gene encoding serine/threonine-protein kinase ULK3 isoform X1, which yields MAGPGWGPPRLDGFILTERLGSGKYATVYKAYAKVGAGRWPCARPSYPGWCRPGRLREKDTREVVAIKCVAKKSLNKASVENLLTEIEILKGIRHPHIVQLKDFQWDSDNIYLIMEFCAGGDLSRFIRTRRILPEKVARVFMQQLASALQFLHERSISHLDLKPQNILLSSLEKPHLKLADFGFAQHMSPWDEKHVLRGSPLYMAPEMVCQRQYDARVDLWSVGVILYEALFGQPPFASRSFLELEEKIRSNRVIELPLRPLLSRDCRDLLQRLLERDPSRRISFQDFFAHPWVDLEHMPSRESLDRATTLVVQAVKKDQEGDAAAALSLYCKALDFFVPALHYETDAQRKEAIKAKVGQYVARAEELKAIVSSSNQALLRQGTSARDLLREMARDKPRLLAALEVASAAMAKEEAAGGEQDALDLYQHSLGELLLLLAAEPPGRRRELLHTEVQNLMARAEYLKEQVKMRESRWEADTLDKEGLSESVRSSCTLQ from the exons ATGGCGGGGCCCGGTTGGGGCCCCCCGCGCCTGGACGGCTTCATCCTCACCGAGCGCCTGGGCAGCGGCAAGTACGCCACGGTGTACAAGGCCTACGCCAAGGTGGGTGCCGGCCGGTGGCCCTGTGCCCGCCCGAGCTACCCCGGCTGGTGCCGGCCAGGGAGACTCCGAGAG AAGGACACTCGTGAGGTGGTAGCCATAAAGTGTGTAGCCAAGAAAAGTCTGAACAAGGCATCGGTGGAGAACCTCCTGACGGAGATTGAGATCCTCAAGGGCATTCGACACCCCCACATTGTGCAGCTGAAAGACTTTCAG TGGGACAGTGACAATATCTACCTCATCATGGAGTTCTGCGCAGGGGGTGACCTGTCTCGCTTCATCCGTACCCGCAGGATTCTGCCTGAGAAGGTGGCGCGTGTCTTCATGCAGCAGTTAG CTAGCGCCCTGCAGTTCCTGCATGAACGCAGTATCTCTCATCTGGATCTGAAGCCACAGAACATTCTGCTGAGCTCCTTGGAGAAGCCCCACCTAAAACTGGCAG ACTTTGGTTTCGCACAGCACATGTCCCCGTGGGATGAGAAGCACGTGCTCCGTGGCTCCCCACTCTACATGGCCCCCGAGATGGTGTGCCAGCGGCAGTATGACGCCCGCGTAGACCTCTGGTCCGTCGGGGTCATCCTGTATG AAGCCCTCTTCGGGCAGCCCCCCTTTGCCTCCAGGTCGTTCTTGGAGCTGGAAGAGAAGATCCGTAGCAACCGGGTCATCGAG CTCCCCCTACGGCCCCTGCTCTCACGAGACTGCCGGGACCTACTGCAGCGGCTCCTGGAGCGGGACCCCAGCCGTCGCATCTCCTTCCAGGACTTCTTTGCGCACCCCTGGGTGGACCTGGAGCACATGCCCAGTAGGGAGAGTCTGGATCGAGCA ACCACTCTGGTGGTGCAGGCTGTGAAGAAAGACCAGGAGGGGGATGCAGCAGCTGCCTTATCGCTCTACTGCAAGGCTCTGGACTTCTTCGTACCTGCCCTGCACT ATGAGACGGATGCCCAGCGGAAGGAGGCAATTAAGGCGAAG GTGGGGCAGTACGTGGCCAGGGCCGAGGAGCTCAAGGCCATCGTCTCCTCCTCCAATCAGGCCCTGCTGAGGCAGGGGACCTCTGCCCGAGATCTGCTCAGAG AGATGGCCCGGGACAAGCCACGCCTCCTAGCTGCCCTGGAAGTGGCTTCAGCTGCCATGGCCAAG GAGGAGGCCGCTGGTGGGGAGCAGGATGCCCTGGACCTGTACCAGCATAGTCTGggggagctgctgctgctgctggcag CGGAGCCCCCGGGCCGGAGGCGGGAGCTGCTTCACACTGAG GTTCAGAACCTCATGGCCCGAGCTGAATACCTGAAGGAGCAGGTCAAG ATGAGGGAATCTCGCTGGGAAGCTGATACCCTGGACAAAGAGGGACTGTCGGAATCTGTTCGTAGCT CTTGTACCCTACAGTGA
- the ULK3 gene encoding serine/threonine-protein kinase ULK3 isoform X3, producing the protein MEFCAGGDLSRFIRTRRILPEKVARVFMQQLASALQFLHERSISHLDLKPQNILLSSLEKPHLKLADFGFAQHMSPWDEKHVLRGSPLYMAPEMVCQRQYDARVDLWSVGVILYEALFGQPPFASRSFLELEEKIRSNRVIELPLRPLLSRDCRDLLQRLLERDPSRRISFQDFFAHPWVDLEHMPSRESLDRATTLVVQAVKKDQEGDAAAALSLYCKALDFFVPALHYETDAQRKEAIKAKVGQYVARAEELKAIVSSSNQALLRQGTSARDLLREMARDKPRLLAALEVASAAMAKEEAAGGEQDALDLYQHSLGELLLLLAAEPPGRRRELLHTEVQNLMARAEYLKEQVKMRESRWEADTLDKEGLSESVRSSCTLQ; encoded by the exons ATGGAGTTCTGCGCAGGGGGTGACCTGTCTCGCTTCATCCGTACCCGCAGGATTCTGCCTGAGAAGGTGGCGCGTGTCTTCATGCAGCAGTTAG CTAGCGCCCTGCAGTTCCTGCATGAACGCAGTATCTCTCATCTGGATCTGAAGCCACAGAACATTCTGCTGAGCTCCTTGGAGAAGCCCCACCTAAAACTGGCAG ACTTTGGTTTCGCACAGCACATGTCCCCGTGGGATGAGAAGCACGTGCTCCGTGGCTCCCCACTCTACATGGCCCCCGAGATGGTGTGCCAGCGGCAGTATGACGCCCGCGTAGACCTCTGGTCCGTCGGGGTCATCCTGTATG AAGCCCTCTTCGGGCAGCCCCCCTTTGCCTCCAGGTCGTTCTTGGAGCTGGAAGAGAAGATCCGTAGCAACCGGGTCATCGAG CTCCCCCTACGGCCCCTGCTCTCACGAGACTGCCGGGACCTACTGCAGCGGCTCCTGGAGCGGGACCCCAGCCGTCGCATCTCCTTCCAGGACTTCTTTGCGCACCCCTGGGTGGACCTGGAGCACATGCCCAGTAGGGAGAGTCTGGATCGAGCA ACCACTCTGGTGGTGCAGGCTGTGAAGAAAGACCAGGAGGGGGATGCAGCAGCTGCCTTATCGCTCTACTGCAAGGCTCTGGACTTCTTCGTACCTGCCCTGCACT ATGAGACGGATGCCCAGCGGAAGGAGGCAATTAAGGCGAAG GTGGGGCAGTACGTGGCCAGGGCCGAGGAGCTCAAGGCCATCGTCTCCTCCTCCAATCAGGCCCTGCTGAGGCAGGGGACCTCTGCCCGAGATCTGCTCAGAG AGATGGCCCGGGACAAGCCACGCCTCCTAGCTGCCCTGGAAGTGGCTTCAGCTGCCATGGCCAAG GAGGAGGCCGCTGGTGGGGAGCAGGATGCCCTGGACCTGTACCAGCATAGTCTGggggagctgctgctgctgctggcag CGGAGCCCCCGGGCCGGAGGCGGGAGCTGCTTCACACTGAG GTTCAGAACCTCATGGCCCGAGCTGAATACCTGAAGGAGCAGGTCAAG ATGAGGGAATCTCGCTGGGAAGCTGATACCCTGGACAAAGAGGGACTGTCGGAATCTGTTCGTAGCT CTTGTACCCTACAGTGA
- the ULK3 gene encoding serine/threonine-protein kinase ULK3 isoform X4 translates to MQQLASALQFLHERSISHLDLKPQNILLSSLEKPHLKLADFGFAQHMSPWDEKHVLRGSPLYMAPEMVCQRQYDARVDLWSVGVILYEALFGQPPFASRSFLELEEKIRSNRVIELPLRPLLSRDCRDLLQRLLERDPSRRISFQDFFAHPWVDLEHMPSRESLDRATTLVVQAVKKDQEGDAAAALSLYCKALDFFVPALHYETDAQRKEAIKAKVGQYVARAEELKAIVSSSNQALLRQGTSARDLLREMARDKPRLLAALEVASAAMAKEEAAGGEQDALDLYQHSLGELLLLLAAEPPGRRRELLHTEVQNLMARAEYLKEQVKMRESRWEADTLDKEGLSESVRSSCTLQ, encoded by the exons ATGCAGCAGTTAG CTAGCGCCCTGCAGTTCCTGCATGAACGCAGTATCTCTCATCTGGATCTGAAGCCACAGAACATTCTGCTGAGCTCCTTGGAGAAGCCCCACCTAAAACTGGCAG ACTTTGGTTTCGCACAGCACATGTCCCCGTGGGATGAGAAGCACGTGCTCCGTGGCTCCCCACTCTACATGGCCCCCGAGATGGTGTGCCAGCGGCAGTATGACGCCCGCGTAGACCTCTGGTCCGTCGGGGTCATCCTGTATG AAGCCCTCTTCGGGCAGCCCCCCTTTGCCTCCAGGTCGTTCTTGGAGCTGGAAGAGAAGATCCGTAGCAACCGGGTCATCGAG CTCCCCCTACGGCCCCTGCTCTCACGAGACTGCCGGGACCTACTGCAGCGGCTCCTGGAGCGGGACCCCAGCCGTCGCATCTCCTTCCAGGACTTCTTTGCGCACCCCTGGGTGGACCTGGAGCACATGCCCAGTAGGGAGAGTCTGGATCGAGCA ACCACTCTGGTGGTGCAGGCTGTGAAGAAAGACCAGGAGGGGGATGCAGCAGCTGCCTTATCGCTCTACTGCAAGGCTCTGGACTTCTTCGTACCTGCCCTGCACT ATGAGACGGATGCCCAGCGGAAGGAGGCAATTAAGGCGAAG GTGGGGCAGTACGTGGCCAGGGCCGAGGAGCTCAAGGCCATCGTCTCCTCCTCCAATCAGGCCCTGCTGAGGCAGGGGACCTCTGCCCGAGATCTGCTCAGAG AGATGGCCCGGGACAAGCCACGCCTCCTAGCTGCCCTGGAAGTGGCTTCAGCTGCCATGGCCAAG GAGGAGGCCGCTGGTGGGGAGCAGGATGCCCTGGACCTGTACCAGCATAGTCTGggggagctgctgctgctgctggcag CGGAGCCCCCGGGCCGGAGGCGGGAGCTGCTTCACACTGAG GTTCAGAACCTCATGGCCCGAGCTGAATACCTGAAGGAGCAGGTCAAG ATGAGGGAATCTCGCTGGGAAGCTGATACCCTGGACAAAGAGGGACTGTCGGAATCTGTTCGTAGCT CTTGTACCCTACAGTGA
- the CPLX3 gene encoding complexin-3, whose product MAFMVKTMVGGQLKNLTGSLGGGEDKGDGDKSAAEAQGMSREEYEEYQKQLVEEKMERDAQFTQRKAERATLRSHFRDKYRLPKNETDESQIQMAGGDVELPRELAKMIEEDTEEEEEKASVLGQLASLPGLDLGSLKDKAQATLGDLKQSAEKCHVM is encoded by the exons ATGGCGTTTATGGTGAAGACCATGGTGGGCGGCCAGCTGAAGAACCTCActgggagcctgggaggcggCGAGGACAAGGGGGATGGGGACAAGTCGGCCGCGGAAGCTCAGGGCATGAGCCGGGAGGAGTACGAGGAGTATCAGAAGCAACTGGTGGAAGAGAA GATGGAGCGGGATGCACAGTTCACACAGAGGAAGGCAGAGCGGGCCACACTGCGGAGCCACTTCCGAGACAAATACCGGCTACCCAAG AATGAGACAGATGAGAGCCAGATCCAGATGGCAGGTGGAGATGTGGAGCTGCCCCGGGAGCTGGCCAAGATGATCGAGGAggacacagaggaggaggaggagaaggcctCAGTCCTTGGGCAGCTGGCCAGCCTTCCTGGCTTGGACCTGGGCTCACTCAAGGACAAGGCCCAGGCCACACTGGGGGACCTCAAGCAATCAGCTGAGAAGTGTCACGTAATGTGA